In Mytilus edulis chromosome 4, xbMytEdul2.2, whole genome shotgun sequence, the following proteins share a genomic window:
- the LOC139519562 gene encoding protein toll-like yields the protein MTGYKQWMYFVIGCLVSKATTATIVNETDVNITGYFKWEHPSIASKFLFCENCCKKFESGCFPDMYKNNNRDSAACCSTIKSRPFWEFDEYSYLKGDLYIEYISLLGFAKIVSKEKYQFYDLEHHHGFLKEFPDNICKFPTIVRIDLSWNRIQYLPNLDCLRSLDILILSDNKIKRIYTSSFASLSNLRQIDISYNKIEYLEPGCFSYRPGSLLKLHLQYNNIKSIDIRDLILKHYFDYIKVFNNDIRTITNLKNNKDFVNDSIGGGLILMMNNSLTHFPMYDDLGFSADGALKIAFRYTVDLRNNKWICDCKMWDGYLIMASQAMDQYITLGLPKCVNPPHLKGYSIGYFRMKTHTADLLICNITEKEKCPHRCNCFDQPSKNRVVVNCTSQLYINMPHVVPDLSGLDIDLRHNRITFFKKHEYLERTTRIDLSFNFIVNIDSSIYEIQNMVFIDLRNNRIETLHRELLLKDPCAIRFGKITIACTCNMLWIKLWLDRQQAINCSYNQITCETHKSFVNAALISKSDLCEDLNIERNFIGYILLGVTIISVAIGTLLCSQFKYEILLLSRKLRFKRRIEIPFHYRSGNNELVEVDDKTISYDAYLSFDDNNEIIRKWVVEDLIKYLESKGYKLCLPCRDFDIGMIREEEIRVVVSECKSFIVLLSDAYLEDHFANLEWKLIWNRYREDRSKEIALINYDNMESGCVKQRNMKAFLRLGYAMDFSNRNHQFMQEITHKLGQPVDLQKY from the exons ATG ACGGGATATAAACAGTGGATGTATTTTGTTATCGGATGTTTGGTCTCAAAGGCCACAACAGCCACAATTGTAAACGAAACGGATGTTAACATTACAGGATACTTCAAATGGGAACATCCTTCTATTGCTAGCAAATTTCTATTTTGTGAGAACTGCTGTAAAAAGTTCGAAAGTGGTTGTTTTCCTGATATGTATAAGAACAATAATAGAGACAGTGCGGCATGTTGTTCCACTATCAAGTCGAGACCATTTTGGGAATTTGATGAATATTCCTACTTAAAGGGGGATTTGTATATCGAATACATATCCTTACTTGGATTTGCAAAAATTGTAAGTAAAGAAAAATATCAGTTTTACGATCTTGAGCATCATCATGGATTTTTGAAGGAATTTCCTGACAATATCTGCAAATTTCCAACTATAGTTAGAATTGATTTGTCATGGAATAGAATCCAATATTTACCAAACCTTGACTGTCTAAGATCTCTCGATATTTTGATACTGTCAgataacaaaattaaaagaatCTACACTTCCTCTTTCGCTAGTTTGTCCAATTTGAGACAAATTGACATATCGTATAACAAAATCGAGTATTTAGAACCCGGATGTTTCTCATACCGACCAGGAAGTCTTCTGAAATTACACTTACAATACAATAACATAAAGAGTATTGACATAAGAGATTTAATTTTGAAACACTACTTCGATTATATAAAAGTATTCAATAACGATATAAGAACTAttacaaatttaaagaataataaaGACTTCGTAAATGATTCAATTGGAGGTGGACTGATTCTGATGATGAATAACTCTTTGACTCACTTTCCTATGTATGATGATTTGGGATTTTCAGCTGATGGTGCATTAAAAATTGCGTTTAGATACACAGTTGATCTAAGAAATAATAAATGGATATGCGATTGTAAAATGTGGGATGGATACTTGATTATGGCTTCTCAAGCTATGGATCAGTACATTACATTAGGTTTGCCCAAATGTGTAAACCCACCTCATTTAAAGGGCTACAGTATAGGATATTTCAGGATGAAAACCCATACTGCAGACCTATTGATTTGCAAcataacagaaaaagaaaaatgtcctCATAGATGTAACTGTTTTGATCAACCTTCCAAAAATAGAGTTGTGGTGAATTGCACATCACAACTTTATATTAATATGCCCCATGTAGTTCCTGATCTGTCTGGTCTAGACATTGACCTTAGACACAACAgaataacatttttcaaaaaacacGAATACCTCGAAAGAACAACAAGGATTGATTTATCCTTCAACTTCATTGTAAATATAGATTCTTCAATATACGAAATACAAAATATGGTGTTTATTGATCTAAGAAACAATCGTATCGAAACGCTGCACAGAGAACTCCTGTTAAAAGATCCATGTGCCATAAGATTTGGTAAAATCACCATAGCATGTACTTGCAACATGTTATGGATCAAGCTTTGGTTAGATAGACAGCAAGCAATTAACTGTTCATACAACCAAATAACATGTGAAACACACAAAAGTTTCGTTAATGCTGCTCTTATTTCGAAATCTGATCTGTGCGAAGATCTAAACATAGAACGAAACTTTATTGGTTATATCTTGCTTGGAGTAACAATCATAAGCGTAGCAATAGGGACGTTACTGTGTTCTCAGTTCAAATATGAAATATTGCTATTATCAAGGAAACTAAGATTTAAAAGAAGAATTGAGATACCGTTTCACTACAGAAGTGGAAATAATGAACTGGTTGAAGTGGACGACAAAACTATTTCGTACGACGCTTATTTATCCTTTGATGACAACAATGAAATTATTCGCAAATGGGTTGTGGAAGACTTGATTAAATATTTAGAGAGCAAAGGTTATAAACTTTGTTTACCATGTCGCGATTTTGATATCGGCATGATACGAGAAGAAGAAATTCGAGTAGTAGTTTCAGAATGCAAATCTTTTATTGTTCTATTGTCGGATGCATATTTGGAAGATCATTTTGCGAACCTCGAATGGAAACTAATTTGGAATAGGTATAGAGAGGACAGATCCAAGGAAATTGCCTTAATAAACTACGATAACATGGAAAGTGGATGTGTAAAGCAAAGAAACATGAAGGCCTTTCTCCGATTAGGCTATGCCATGGATTTTTCTAACAGGAACCACCAATTTATGCAAGAGATAACACACAAGTTGGGTCAACCAGTTgatctacaaaaatattga